In Rhodanobacter denitrificans, a single window of DNA contains:
- the hrpA gene encoding ATP-dependent RNA helicase HrpA, whose amino-acid sequence MNDTRPPTSDPAADPGLRELRRQLETVCSRDFGRLLGRWRGLSRRPDENKLASLRADIERSAAKRRARAAAKPPIRLDASLPISARGEDIARLIREHQVVVIAGETGSGKTTQLPKLCLAAGRGEAGMIGCTQPRRLAARSVARRVAEELGTQVGDIVGFQVRFNDQVSERSLVKFMTDGILLAETQGDPWLSTYDTLIIDEAHERSLNIDFLLGYLKRLAARRPDLKIIVTSATIDTARFAEHFDGAPVVEVEGRAYPVELRWRSLDEIAARQGRSKDMQQGSAEHIAAVLDEITHDDPRGDVLIFLPGEREIRDAHQLLSRRQYRETEIMPLYARLSAGDQDRVFKPGVKRRVVLATNVAETSLTVPRIRYVIDTGTARVKRYSQRSQLERLHVEPISQAAADQRKGRCGRVGPGVCYRLYDEADFAGRAAFTDPELLRSSLANVILRMLALKLGEVDEFPFLEAPDPRVVADGFRRLSEISAIDETRQLTAIGRTLARLPIDVQLARMLVEGEQLHALRELLTIVSFLSIQDPRERPGDARQQADAAHAVFADPKSDFVGVLNLWRAYHDAHEELTQSKLRDWCARHFLSFMRMREWRELHRQLLLVVEELGWKLEAQIPARDEARSAPPPAGRGRLGGGKALRVAAQDQKRTPAQPSSATEGSPRGASRGGSESDADRLYESIHRSLLAGLPTQVGRKDEKGIYQSTRERKFQVFPGSALAKAPPNWVFSAQILDVGGRVWGMMNARVEPSWIEQQAAHLLRTHCRDPHWSRKRGCVVAYEQVSLFGLVLVEKRPVTFQAQDPALAHAIFLREALVRGDIDTKADFVRANQRVLEEALGIEAKQRREGLIRHEDQLVAFFEGKLPQDIASSRALDAWYRKARPAEQAALRWSLDDVLAGGTGLDAKAFPAVLEIPPQRYKLEYRFVPGDEADGVTLQLPLAMLNALPSARCEWLVPGLLADKVAELIRGLPKALRRNFVPAPDFARAFVEAESPRDEPLAKALAAFLKRTTGVDITAGEFAGVELSPHFLMRYRLHDERGKTLASGRDLAALRGQWEGQAREAFSRKTDIELTREDVAHWDFEAIPAQVRSDGGLAAFPALVDLGETVALRVFERADEARAAHAGGVVRLLRNALAAEAKQARRRLPIGNALALKYAPLGGVDSLREDLLEGGFADLLGRHELDVRSAGAFEALRTQCARELFGAGVERLKLAEPVVEAQAELKPWLEPPLLGFARASYDDLREQFDALLVPGFLRDLPLARLAHYPRYLKAMRLRGERLRQDPAKDQQRLLQVLPYWRAYLQQRAVGTDPAALAELRWLIEEWRVSLFAQELKTAEPVSPKRLAKALAALG is encoded by the coding sequence ATGAACGACACCCGCCCGCCCACCTCCGATCCCGCCGCCGACCCCGGCCTGCGCGAGCTGCGCCGGCAACTGGAGACGGTGTGCAGCCGCGACTTCGGTCGCCTGCTGGGTCGCTGGCGTGGGCTGTCGCGTCGCCCCGACGAGAACAAGCTGGCGTCACTGCGCGCGGATATCGAGCGCTCGGCGGCCAAACGCCGCGCCCGCGCCGCGGCCAAACCGCCGATCCGGCTGGACGCATCGCTGCCGATCAGCGCGCGCGGCGAGGACATCGCCAGGCTGATCCGCGAACACCAGGTGGTGGTGATCGCCGGCGAGACCGGTTCGGGCAAGACCACCCAGCTGCCCAAGCTGTGCCTGGCCGCCGGCCGCGGCGAGGCCGGCATGATCGGCTGTACCCAGCCGCGCCGGCTGGCCGCACGCTCGGTGGCGCGCCGCGTGGCGGAGGAGCTGGGCACACAGGTCGGCGACATCGTGGGTTTCCAGGTGCGCTTCAACGACCAGGTCTCCGAGCGCAGCCTGGTGAAGTTCATGACCGACGGCATCCTGCTCGCCGAGACCCAGGGCGACCCGTGGCTGAGCACCTATGACACCCTGATCATCGACGAGGCACACGAGCGCAGCCTCAACATCGACTTCCTGCTCGGTTATCTGAAGCGGCTCGCTGCAAGGCGTCCCGACCTCAAGATCATCGTCACCTCGGCGACGATCGATACGGCGCGCTTTGCCGAACACTTCGACGGCGCGCCGGTGGTGGAAGTGGAGGGGCGCGCGTACCCGGTCGAGCTGCGCTGGCGCTCGCTGGACGAGATCGCCGCGCGGCAGGGCCGCAGCAAGGACATGCAGCAGGGCAGTGCCGAACACATCGCTGCGGTGCTCGACGAAATCACCCACGACGATCCGCGCGGCGACGTGCTGATCTTCCTGCCCGGCGAGCGCGAGATCCGCGACGCGCACCAGTTGCTGTCGCGCCGGCAATACCGCGAGACCGAGATCATGCCGCTGTACGCGCGGCTCTCCGCCGGCGACCAGGACCGTGTGTTCAAGCCCGGCGTGAAGCGCCGCGTGGTGCTGGCCACCAACGTGGCCGAAACCTCGCTGACCGTGCCGCGCATCCGCTACGTGATCGATACCGGCACGGCGCGGGTGAAGCGCTACAGCCAGCGCAGCCAGCTCGAGCGGCTGCACGTGGAGCCGATCTCGCAGGCGGCGGCCGATCAGCGCAAGGGCCGTTGCGGTCGGGTGGGGCCGGGCGTCTGCTACCGACTGTACGACGAAGCCGATTTCGCCGGCCGCGCCGCGTTCACCGATCCGGAATTGCTGCGCTCGTCGCTGGCCAACGTGATCCTGCGCATGCTGGCGCTGAAGCTGGGCGAGGTCGACGAGTTCCCGTTCCTGGAGGCGCCCGACCCGCGCGTGGTCGCCGACGGCTTCCGCCGGCTCAGCGAGATTTCCGCGATCGACGAGACGCGCCAACTCACCGCGATCGGCCGCACGCTAGCGCGGCTGCCGATCGACGTGCAGCTGGCGCGCATGCTGGTCGAGGGCGAGCAGCTGCACGCCTTGCGCGAGCTGCTCACCATCGTCTCCTTCCTCAGCATCCAGGATCCGCGCGAGCGCCCCGGCGATGCGCGCCAGCAGGCCGACGCCGCGCATGCCGTGTTCGCCGATCCGAAGTCCGATTTCGTCGGCGTGCTGAACCTGTGGCGCGCCTATCACGACGCGCACGAGGAACTGACCCAGTCGAAACTGCGCGACTGGTGCGCGCGGCACTTCCTCAGCTTCATGCGCATGCGCGAGTGGCGCGAGCTGCACCGGCAGCTGCTGCTGGTGGTGGAGGAACTGGGGTGGAAGCTGGAAGCGCAGATTCCCGCTCGTGACGAAGCACGTTCTGCTCCTCCCCCTGCTGGCAGGGGGAGGTTGGGAGGGGGTAAAGCTCTTCGCGTCGCGGCACAGGATCAAAAGCGAACCCCAGCCCAGCCCTCCTCTGCGACCGAAGGAAGTCCCCGTGGGGCGAGCAGGGGAGGGAGCGAGAGCGATGCCGATCGCCTTTACGAATCCATCCATCGCTCCCTGCTCGCCGGCCTGCCCACCCAGGTCGGCCGCAAGGACGAGAAGGGTATCTACCAGAGCACGCGCGAACGCAAGTTCCAGGTCTTCCCCGGTTCGGCGCTGGCCAAGGCGCCGCCGAACTGGGTCTTCAGCGCGCAGATCCTCGACGTGGGCGGGCGCGTATGGGGCATGATGAATGCGCGGGTCGAGCCCTCGTGGATCGAGCAGCAGGCAGCGCATCTGCTGCGCACGCATTGCCGCGACCCGCACTGGTCGAGGAAGCGCGGCTGCGTGGTGGCGTACGAGCAGGTCAGCCTGTTCGGGCTGGTGCTGGTGGAGAAGCGGCCGGTCACGTTCCAGGCGCAGGACCCGGCGCTGGCCCATGCGATCTTCCTGCGCGAGGCGCTGGTACGCGGCGACATCGACACCAAGGCGGATTTCGTGCGCGCCAACCAGCGCGTGCTGGAAGAGGCGCTGGGCATCGAGGCGAAGCAGCGCCGCGAGGGTCTGATCCGCCACGAGGACCAGCTGGTCGCGTTCTTCGAGGGCAAGCTGCCGCAAGACATCGCCAGCAGTCGCGCGCTGGACGCGTGGTATCGCAAGGCCCGCCCGGCCGAACAGGCGGCGCTGCGCTGGTCGCTGGACGACGTGCTGGCCGGCGGCACCGGGCTGGATGCGAAGGCGTTCCCCGCGGTGCTGGAGATTCCACCGCAGAGGTACAAACTCGAATACCGCTTCGTCCCCGGCGACGAAGCCGACGGCGTCACCCTGCAGCTGCCGCTGGCGATGTTGAACGCGCTGCCGTCCGCCCGCTGCGAATGGCTGGTGCCTGGCCTGCTCGCCGACAAGGTGGCCGAGTTGATCCGCGGCCTGCCGAAAGCCTTGCGCCGCAACTTCGTGCCGGCGCCGGATTTCGCGCGCGCCTTCGTCGAAGCCGAATCGCCGCGCGACGAGCCGCTGGCGAAGGCGCTGGCTGCGTTCCTGAAACGCACCACCGGCGTCGACATCACTGCCGGCGAATTCGCCGGCGTCGAACTGTCGCCACACTTCCTGATGCGTTATCGCCTGCACGACGAGCGCGGCAAGACCCTGGCCAGCGGCCGCGACCTCGCCGCCTTGCGTGGCCAGTGGGAAGGCCAGGCGCGCGAGGCGTTCTCGCGCAAGACCGACATCGAGCTGACCCGCGAGGACGTGGCTCACTGGGATTTCGAGGCGATCCCCGCACAGGTGCGTTCCGATGGCGGCCTCGCCGCGTTCCCTGCGCTGGTCGACCTCGGCGAGACGGTGGCGCTGCGCGTGTTCGAGCGCGCCGACGAGGCGCGCGCGGCGCATGCCGGCGGCGTGGTGCGCCTGCTGCGCAACGCGCTGGCCGCCGAGGCGAAGCAGGCGCGCCGGCGATTGCCGATCGGCAACGCATTGGCCTTGAAGTACGCGCCGCTGGGCGGCGTGGACAGCCTGCGCGAGGACCTGCTCGAAGGCGGCTTCGCCGACCTGCTGGGACGCCATGAACTGGACGTGCGCAGCGCCGGCGCGTTCGAGGCGCTGCGCACGCAGTGCGCGCGCGAACTGTTCGGCGCCGGCGTCGAGCGGCTGAAGCTGGCAGAACCGGTGGTCGAAGCGCAGGCCGAGCTGAAACCGTGGCTGGAGCCGCCGCTGCTGGGCTTCGCCCGCGCCAGCTACGACGACCTGCGCGAACAGTTCGACGCACTGCTCGTGCCCGGTTTCCTGCGCGACCTGCCGCTGGCGAGGCTGGCGCATTACCCGCGTTACCTGAAAGCGATGCGCCTGCGCGGCGAGCGGCTGCGCCAGGACCCGGCGAAGGACCAGCAGCGCCTGCTGCAGGTGCTGCCGTACTGGCGCGCGTACCTGCAGCAGCGCGCGGTCGGCACCGATCCCGCGGCGCTGGCCGAGCTGCGCTGGCTGATCGAGGAGTGGCGCGTATCGCTGTTCGCGCAGGAGCTGAAGACCGCCGAGCCGGTGTCGCCGAAACGGTTGGCGAAGGCACTGGCGGCGCTGGGTTGA
- a CDS encoding M16 family metallopeptidase — MKQRVVQLAAAISLALVASAAMAKTNDADVTRATLDNGLRVVIVRDALAPVITTEMNYLAGSDEVPAAFPGTAHAVEHMMFRGSPGLSKDQLAAIAANMGGAFNADTTQGVTQYYFVAPSQDLDVALHVQSLRMRGVDMDEAAWAKERGAIEQEVSRDLSNPAYKFYEQLQAQLFEGTPYAHSALGTRASFEKTTAAMLKSFHDTWYAPNNAILVIAGDVDPAATLAKVKSEFGDIGRGTLPARPAFAFKPVQAKTITLPTDSPYGSVYLGYRMPGTQSKDYAAGLVLGSALASQRAALFGMGMDGTALFGTFGANLMPQAGFGMAVGIFPKGGNPQPVLAKMQSILAEAAAKGIDPALVKAAKRKAIAELEFKKNSVDGLANAWSQALAFQGLDSPDAMKQAIEAVTPAAVNALARATFDPAHAVTAILTPESSGKPVAGKGFGGAESFASSPDKPVTLPDWAAQAFAKLELPRSTLSPVSTTLSNGIKLIVQPESISDTVEVFGKIKTNQDLQAGKDDEGLAQLLDGMFPYGTASMNRLQLQQALDAISAHESAGSNFSLAVPSVHFAEGIALLADNELHPALLPQAFSVVQRQTARIVAGQLQSPAFLTQLGLGMALLPPNDPQLRYPTPKGVMRLTMFRVKHYYRQTFRPDMTTIVVVGKVDPAQAKQVVEQAFGAWKADGPKPDVDYAAVPANKPSQFNVPDTSASQDSVQMAQTIDVTRNDPARFALNIGNQVLGGGFYASRLYHDLRDTRGLVYTVGTRFDLDKHRSTYTVSFGADPDRVAAASAIVVQDLKQMQQTPVTDSELKRAKGILLRQIPLGESSFGAIGGQLLTLSVEDKPLDAMTIAGQHYLQLTAKDVQQAYAKHIRPDAFVTAVKGAAPKG, encoded by the coding sequence ATGAAGCAACGAGTAGTACAACTGGCCGCCGCGATTTCCCTGGCCCTGGTGGCCTCGGCCGCGATGGCGAAGACCAACGACGCGGACGTCACCCGCGCCACCCTCGACAACGGCCTGCGCGTGGTGATCGTGCGCGACGCGCTGGCTCCCGTGATCACCACGGAGATGAATTACCTGGCCGGTTCGGATGAGGTGCCAGCGGCGTTTCCGGGTACGGCGCATGCGGTGGAGCACATGATGTTTCGCGGCAGCCCGGGGCTGTCGAAGGATCAGCTGGCGGCGATCGCGGCGAACATGGGCGGTGCGTTCAATGCCGATACCACGCAGGGCGTGACCCAGTATTACTTCGTCGCGCCGTCGCAGGATCTGGACGTTGCGCTGCATGTACAGAGCCTGCGCATGCGCGGCGTGGACATGGACGAGGCGGCATGGGCGAAGGAGCGTGGCGCGATCGAGCAGGAGGTGTCGCGCGACCTGTCCAATCCGGCCTACAAATTTTACGAACAGCTGCAGGCGCAGTTGTTTGAAGGCACGCCGTATGCGCATTCGGCGCTGGGCACGCGCGCGTCGTTCGAGAAGACCACGGCGGCGATGCTGAAGTCGTTCCACGACACCTGGTATGCGCCGAACAACGCGATCCTGGTGATTGCCGGCGACGTCGATCCGGCCGCTACGCTGGCGAAGGTGAAGAGCGAATTCGGCGACATCGGGCGCGGGACGTTGCCGGCGCGGCCGGCATTTGCGTTCAAGCCGGTGCAGGCGAAGACGATCACGCTGCCCACCGACAGCCCGTATGGCTCGGTCTATCTTGGCTACCGCATGCCCGGGACGCAGTCGAAGGATTACGCCGCCGGACTGGTGCTGGGCAGTGCGCTGGCTTCGCAGCGAGCCGCCTTGTTCGGCATGGGCATGGACGGCACCGCGCTGTTCGGCACGTTTGGCGCCAACCTGATGCCGCAGGCGGGTTTCGGCATGGCCGTGGGCATTTTCCCGAAGGGCGGCAACCCGCAGCCTGTGTTGGCGAAGATGCAGTCGATCCTGGCCGAAGCGGCTGCCAAGGGCATCGATCCGGCGCTGGTCAAAGCGGCCAAGCGCAAGGCGATCGCCGAACTGGAGTTCAAGAAGAACTCGGTCGACGGACTGGCCAACGCGTGGTCACAGGCGCTGGCGTTCCAGGGACTGGACTCGCCCGACGCGATGAAGCAGGCGATCGAGGCGGTGACGCCGGCGGCGGTGAATGCGCTGGCCAGGGCCACGTTCGACCCAGCGCACGCGGTGACCGCGATCCTCACTCCGGAAAGCTCGGGCAAGCCGGTCGCCGGCAAGGGTTTCGGCGGTGCGGAGAGTTTCGCGTCCAGCCCCGACAAGCCGGTGACCTTACCTGATTGGGCTGCCCAGGCGTTCGCCAAGCTTGAGCTGCCACGCTCCACCCTCAGTCCGGTGTCGACCACGCTGTCCAACGGCATCAAGCTGATCGTGCAGCCCGAGTCGATCAGCGACACAGTGGAGGTGTTCGGCAAGATCAAGACCAACCAGGATCTGCAAGCTGGCAAGGACGACGAAGGCCTGGCTCAGTTGCTCGACGGCATGTTTCCTTATGGCACCGCCAGCATGAACCGGCTGCAGTTGCAGCAGGCACTGGATGCGATCAGTGCACACGAGTCGGCCGGCAGCAATTTTTCGCTCGCGGTACCGTCCGTGCATTTCGCCGAAGGCATCGCGCTGCTGGCTGACAATGAACTGCATCCGGCGCTGCTGCCGCAGGCTTTTTCGGTGGTACAGCGGCAGACGGCCCGCATCGTGGCGGGGCAGCTGCAGTCGCCGGCCTTCCTCACCCAACTGGGCCTGGGCATGGCGCTGTTGCCGCCGAATGACCCGCAGCTTCGTTACCCCACGCCCAAGGGCGTGATGCGGTTGACGATGTTTCGGGTGAAGCATTACTACAGGCAGACCTTCCGCCCCGACATGACCACCATCGTCGTCGTCGGCAAGGTCGATCCGGCGCAGGCGAAACAGGTTGTGGAACAGGCGTTCGGCGCGTGGAAAGCCGACGGCCCGAAACCGGATGTCGATTACGCCGCGGTGCCGGCGAACAAGCCCAGCCAGTTCAACGTGCCTGATACCAGTGCCAGTCAGGACAGCGTGCAGATGGCGCAGACCATCGACGTGACCCGGAACGATCCGGCACGGTTCGCCCTGAACATTGGCAATCAGGTGCTCGGCGGCGGCTTCTACGCGTCGCGGCTCTATCACGACCTGCGCGATACCCGTGGGCTGGTCTACACCGTGGGCACCAGGTTCGATCTGGACAAGCATCGCAGCACCTATACGGTGTCGTTCGGTGCCGATCCGGACAGGGTCGCTGCCGCCAGCGCCATCGTGGTGCAGGATCTGAAACAGATGCAGCAAACGCCGGTCACCGACAGCGAGCTCAAGCGCGCCAAGGGCATCCTGCTACGGCAGATCCCGCTGGGCGAATCCAGCTTCGGCGCGATCGGCGGCCAGTTGCTGACCCTGTCGGTCGAGGACAAGCCGCTCGACGCGATGACGATTGCCGGCCAGCACTATCTCCAGCTCACCGCGAAGGACGTGCAGCAGGCGTATGCGAAACACATCCGGCCGGATGCGTTCGTCACGGCAGTGAAGGGGGCGGCGCCGAAGGGATAA
- a CDS encoding RelA/SpoT family protein: MAPIVEPPPLSRWRERAGALPPLLADALEACATRAVDQAGCADVLELLSMLGCDAQTQAAALWFELARIDPALWAERRAALPAELQRLVDGQQAAERVWALHAQRPPQGAAEGLRRLLLAIVRDLRVVFVLLARQLARMRAAPALPEGERQALARLTRDIHAPLANRLGIWQLKWELEDLAFRYLQPDTYRRIANLLDERRADREAFIRDSLAELQRALEAAGIQAELAGRPKHIYSIWKKMQRKSLDFSDLYDIRAVRVLVDNITDCYAALGVVHALWPHLPGEFDDYIARPKANGYQSLHTAVIGPQGKTLEVQIRTHAMHRANELGVAAHWRYKEGGSADAEFEAKIAWMRKLLEPRGEDDSALAAELQTELLEDRVYLLTPKGEVFDLARGATVLDFAYLVHTEVGHRCRGAKVNGRIVPLTFQPQSGDRVEILTGKLAEPSRDWLSPHHGYLNTARAKEKVRAWFRKIAHDANLAVGRGMFERELKRLALSNADVGKLPAHFHLKNHDELLVALALGEVTPGQIARVLQEAAQPAEPVVTQSSAPVASRHATLDHSALRIEGIGNLLTTLARCCQPLPGDPVRGFVTKGRGVSVHRADCGSLARLARRDPDRVIEVSWGSATAQAYEVDIELRGYDRKGLQKDVTSVVSNAGTHIIASSSRLFVHTGEVEMRFTLRVRDFEQLSTLLGKLLALPNVLDVRRVGTG, from the coding sequence ATGGCCCCGATCGTCGAACCGCCCCCTCTGTCCCGCTGGCGCGAACGCGCCGGCGCGTTGCCGCCGCTGCTGGCCGACGCGCTGGAGGCCTGCGCCACCCGCGCAGTGGACCAGGCCGGCTGCGCCGACGTGCTGGAGCTGCTCAGCATGCTCGGCTGCGACGCGCAGACCCAGGCGGCCGCGCTGTGGTTCGAGCTGGCCCGGATCGATCCCGCGCTGTGGGCGGAGCGCCGCGCGGCGTTGCCGGCCGAACTGCAGCGCCTGGTCGACGGGCAGCAGGCGGCCGAGCGGGTGTGGGCGCTGCATGCGCAGCGGCCGCCGCAGGGCGCGGCCGAGGGCCTGCGACGGCTGCTGCTGGCGATCGTGCGTGACCTGCGCGTGGTGTTCGTGCTGCTGGCGCGGCAGCTGGCGCGCATGCGCGCGGCACCGGCGCTGCCTGAAGGCGAGCGGCAGGCGCTGGCCCGGCTCACCCGCGACATCCATGCGCCGCTGGCGAACCGGCTCGGCATCTGGCAGCTGAAGTGGGAGCTGGAAGACCTGGCGTTCCGCTACCTGCAGCCGGACACCTACCGGCGCATCGCCAACCTGCTCGACGAGCGCCGCGCCGACCGCGAGGCATTCATCCGCGACTCGCTGGCCGAGCTGCAGCGTGCGCTTGAGGCGGCCGGCATCCAGGCCGAGCTGGCCGGGCGACCCAAGCACATCTATTCGATCTGGAAGAAGATGCAGCGCAAGTCGCTGGACTTCTCCGACCTGTACGACATCCGCGCGGTGCGCGTGCTGGTGGACAACATCACCGACTGCTACGCCGCGCTGGGCGTGGTGCACGCGCTGTGGCCGCACCTGCCGGGCGAGTTCGACGATTACATCGCGCGGCCCAAGGCGAACGGCTACCAGTCGCTGCACACCGCGGTGATCGGGCCGCAGGGCAAGACCCTGGAAGTGCAGATCCGCACCCACGCCATGCACCGGGCGAACGAATTGGGCGTGGCCGCGCACTGGCGCTACAAGGAAGGCGGCAGCGCCGACGCCGAGTTCGAGGCGAAGATCGCCTGGATGCGCAAGCTGCTGGAGCCGCGCGGCGAGGACGACAGCGCGCTTGCCGCCGAGCTGCAGACCGAGCTGCTGGAAGACCGCGTCTACCTGCTCACCCCGAAGGGCGAGGTGTTCGACCTGGCGCGCGGCGCCACCGTGCTGGACTTCGCCTATCTGGTGCACACCGAGGTCGGCCACCGCTGCCGCGGCGCCAAGGTCAACGGCCGCATCGTGCCGCTGACCTTCCAGCCGCAGAGCGGCGACCGCGTGGAGATCCTCACCGGCAAGCTGGCCGAGCCCAGCCGCGACTGGCTGTCGCCGCACCACGGCTACCTCAACACGGCGCGGGCGAAAGAGAAGGTGCGCGCGTGGTTCCGCAAGATCGCCCACGACGCCAACCTCGCGGTCGGTCGCGGCATGTTCGAGCGCGAACTGAAGCGCCTGGCGCTGTCGAACGCCGACGTGGGCAAACTGCCGGCGCACTTCCACCTGAAGAACCACGACGAGTTGCTGGTGGCGCTGGCGCTGGGCGAGGTCACTCCCGGCCAGATCGCCCGCGTGCTGCAGGAAGCGGCGCAGCCGGCGGAGCCTGTGGTCACCCAGTCGAGTGCGCCGGTGGCCTCGCGCCATGCCACGCTCGACCACAGCGCGCTGCGCATCGAAGGCATCGGCAACCTGCTGACCACGCTGGCGCGCTGCTGCCAGCCGCTGCCCGGCGACCCGGTGCGCGGCTTCGTCACCAAGGGCCGCGGCGTGTCGGTGCATCGCGCCGACTGCGGCAGCCTGGCGCGGCTGGCCCGGCGCGATCCGGACCGGGTGATCGAAGTGAGCTGGGGCAGCGCCACGGCACAGGCCTACGAGGTCGACATCGAGCTGCGCGGCTACGACCGCAAGGGCCTGCAGAAGGACGTCACCAGCGTGGTCAGCAACGCCGGCACCCACATCATCGCCTCGTCCAGCCGGCTGTTCGTGCACACCGGCGAGGTGGAGATGCGCTTCACCCTGCGCGTGCGCGATTTCGAACAGCTGTCGACCCTGCTCGGCAAGCTGCTGGCGCTGCCGAACGTGCTCGACGTGCGCCGGGTCGGTACCGGCTGA
- a CDS encoding Dps family protein, with protein MAISIGIARKDREAVAKHLSRLLADTYSLYLKTHSFHWNVTGPQFNSLHAMFQTQYNALWLAADEVAERIRTLDVFAPGSYSQFAKLSAIKEEAGVPEWKAMVGQLVEGHEIAAATARDALKAANAAGDDGTADMVTGRLKEHEKTAWMLRSLLK; from the coding sequence ATGGCCATTTCCATCGGTATCGCCAGGAAAGATCGCGAAGCGGTCGCCAAGCACCTGTCCCGGCTGCTGGCCGACACCTACTCGCTGTACCTGAAGACGCACAGCTTCCACTGGAACGTCACCGGCCCGCAGTTCAACAGCCTGCACGCCATGTTCCAGACCCAGTACAACGCACTGTGGCTGGCCGCCGACGAGGTGGCCGAGCGCATCCGCACGCTGGACGTGTTCGCGCCCGGCTCCTACAGCCAGTTCGCCAAGCTCAGCGCGATCAAGGAAGAAGCCGGCGTGCCGGAGTGGAAGGCAATGGTGGGCCAGCTGGTCGAAGGCCACGAGATCGCCGCCGCCACCGCGCGCGACGCGCTCAAGGCCGCCAATGCGGCCGGCGACGACGGCACCGCCGACATGGTCACCGGGCGCCTGAAGGAACATGAAAAGACCGCCTGGATGCTGCGCTCGCTGCTGAAGTAA